TCTCCACCTGCATCGCGAGCTGGTACGAGACCGGACGCGTGACGGCGACCGGGGAGCGGTACGACCCGCGGCTGCTCACCGCCGCCTCCCGGACCCTCCCCTTCGGCACCCGGCTCGTCGTCACCGAGATGTCGACCAACCGATCGGTGGTGGTCCGGGTGAACGACCGGGGGCCGTACGTGGACGGCCGGTGCATCGACCTCTCGCGCCAGGCGTTCTCGCTGATCGCGCCGACCGGCGCCGGGCTGATCGCCGTGAGGCTCGAGATGCTGAACGAGCAGGCGCCCGTGCTCGTCCACCAGACCCAGGTGGCGGAGGGGCCCGACCGGTAGGACCGGTCAGTCCCGCTGCTTCGCCCGCTTCGTCTCCCGGCCTCGGACCGCCCTGTCCAGCGTCCGCTTGCGCAGACGGATGGACACGGGCGTCAGCTCCACGAGCTCGTCCACGGACACGAACTCCAGCGCCTGCTCCAGCGAGAGCACGCGATGGGGGACGAGCCGGATCGCGTCGTCGGACCCCGCAGCGCGGATATTCGTCTTCTGCTTCTCCTTCGTGGGGTTGACGTCCATATCGTCGTGGCGGGCGTTCTCGCCCACGATCATCCCCTCGTACACCTCGGTGCCCGGTCCAATGAACAGCTCGCCGCGCTCCTGGAGCTGGTCCAGCGCGTAGGAGGTCGTGACCCCAGCGCGGTCGGCGACGAGCACGCCGGTCATCCGGTGGCGGATCTCGCCCGCCCACGGCTCGTACCCGGCGAAGACGTGGTGGAGGATCGCCGTGCCCTTCGTATCGGTAAGCATCTGGGTGCGGAAGCCCAGCAGGCCCCGGGCGGGGACCCGGAACTCCAGACGTACCCACCCCGTCTGGTGGTTCGTCAGCGACGACATCCGGCCCTTCCGCAGGGAGAGCTGCTCGGTCATCACGCCGATGAACTCCTCGGGGACGTCGATCGTCACGTCCTCGACCGGCTCGCACAGCTTGCCGTCGACCTCCCTGGTTATGACCTCCGGCTTCGAGACCTGGAGCTCGTAGCCCTCGCGGCGCATCTGCTCGATCAGGACGGCCAGCTGCAGCTCACCCCTCCCCTGCACCTCGAAGGTGTCGGGCGAGTCGGTGGGCAGCACCCGGACGGACACGTTGCCCAGCGCCTCACGCTCGAGGCGGGCCTTGAGGTGGCGGGCGGTGAGGAACTTGCCCTCGCGCCCGGCTAGGGGCGACGTGTTCACCCCGAACTCCATGTGCAGGCTCGGCTGGTCGACGTGCAGGAGCGGGAGCGGACGCGGATCGGCGGGGTCGGTCACCGTCTGGCCGACCAGGACCTCCTCCAGGCCGGCGATGGCGACGATGTCTCCCGCCTCGGCCCGGTCCACCGGCGCGAAACCGAGACCGCTCGGGCCCATCAGCTTCGTGACGCGTTGGGGAGCCGAAGGGCCGTCCTCCCCGGCGACGACGACCGTGTCGCCCGTGGCGATCGCGCCGTTGCGGATCCGCCCGATCGCGAGCCGGCCCACGTAGGGGTCCGCGTCGAGGTTGGACACGATCACCTGCAGAGGGTGTCCGGCGGTGAACCTCGGGGGCGGGGTGACCTCCAGCAGCGCCTTGAAGAGCGGCCCCAGGTCGTCGGAGAGCATGTCCGCGGCCGGACCGGCGCGTCCTTCCCGCGCGTTGGCGTAGACGACCGGGAACTCGATCTGGTGCTCGTCCGCGTCCAGGTCGAAGAAGAGCTGGTAGACCTCGTCCAGCACCTCCTGGGGCCGGGCGTCCTTGCGGTCCACCTTGTTGAGGCAGACGACGATCGGGAGCCGGCGATGCAGCGCCTTGTGCAGGACGTAGCGCGTCTGAGGCAGCGGTCCCTCGGACGCGTCGACGAGGAGCAGCGCCCCGTCCACGATGTGAAGGGAACGCTCCACCTCCCCGCCGAAATCGGCGTGCCCGGGGGTGTCGACGATGTTGATGCGGACCCCGTCCACGGTGACCGAGGCCACCTTGGCCAGGATCGTGATGCCTTTCTCGCGTTCGAGGTCCATCGAGTCCATGACCCGGTCGACGAGCTCCTGGTGCTCCCGGAACGTGCCGGTCTGGCGGAGCATGGCGTCGACGAGGGTCGTCTTGCCATGGTCCACGTGCGCGATGATCGCGAGGTTGCGGATCTGCTCCTGCGTCTGCATGACCTAAGTGAATCAGGCGGAGGCCGGCGCCGCAGCGCGCCCTACGGCCGCCGCTCCCCGGCGCTCGCCAGGAACGGCGTGAGCAGGTCGGCCAGGACCTGCATCAGGTCCCGCGCGCGGAGGTGCAGGTCACGGGACCGTCCGTCCGCGGCGCATAGGGTCCCGGCGACCCCGCCGTCCTCCCCGACGACCGGGAATCCCGCGTACGTGACGATGCCCAGGGACGCGGCCGAGGGAGGGTCACCCATGCCCACGGCGACGTCGGACGAGAAGGCAGGCCCCTCCACCAGCGCCCGGCGGCAGATGGTGTCGGTCCAGGCGATCCGGTCTCCGGCTCTGATCCTGAGCGTTCCCGTGTTGTAGGCCTGGACGATCTCCTGCTCCTCCGCAGCCCAGTCGATGCGGGTGAGGTAGACCGACTCCAGCCCCGTCAGCGCCTGGACCGTGCGGAGGACCGACCCTACGACGGACGCGGCGTCCAACGAGCGATCCGTCCCCGGTGGGAGCTTCGCCGGGGCAGCCACGGGCAGCTGGACCCGGAAGCAGGCTCCTCCCCCCGGACGAGGGTCCACCCACACCTTTCCGCCCGCCAGCTGCGCCAGCCGGGCGACGAGGGAGAGTCCTATCCCGACGCCGGGTGAGTGCTCGACGCGGCCGGGGCCCTGGAAGAACGGGTCGAAGATCGCCTCCCGCAGGTGGGCCGGGACGCCCGGCCCGGCGTCCTCCACCGAGAGCAACGCACCCCCCTCGACCCGCGTCACGCTGACCCAGATGGGGACGTCGTCCTCCGTGTACCGGACGGCGTTCGACAGCAGGTTCTCCACGATCCTCTCGACGTGGCCGGCCTGGACCCACGCCTCGACGGGCTCCACGGAGACCGACAGTCTCCGTCCGTCCACGGCCCCCGCCACGGCCACGACGCGCTCGACCACGTGGTCCAACCGGGTCGGCTCCCCCACCGGCCGGACCGTCCCCCGCGCCAGGCGGTCGACGTCGAGCAGGTCCCCCAGGAGTCGGTCCAGCCTCTGGGCGTTCGCGACCAGGCGCTCCAGGAAGTCCGCCCGTTGCTCCGGGGAGAGCCTCTCGTCCGCCCGGCGCATCGTGTCGACGTACCCGAGGACGTTGGTGAGCGGCGTCCTCAGCTCGTGGGAGACGGCCGAGAGGAATGCGTCCTTCATCTCGTTCGCCTCCGACAGCGCCTTCGCGTGGGCCGTCTGGAGGGAGAGCGCATCCTCGAGGGCCTGGGAGGTCGCTCGCTCCTGTACGACCTCCCTCGAGAGGGCGCCGACCCGGACCCCGCCCAGCAGCACCGTGACGGCTGCTAGGCCCAACGTCGGGTAGATCTCCCACGTCGCGCCCCGCGCCACCTGGACGGCCACCACTCCCAGGGGGACGAGGGAGGCGGTGGCGGTCACGGTCCTGCGCATCCTGCGGCTGATGGCCGTGCTCGGGGTGCGCGCCTGCGTGCGCCCCAGGTCCCGCATCGATGGATGCAGCGCCGCCGCTCCCCAAGAGATCAGGAAGAGCATCCACGGGACGAAGAGGAGATCGTCGTCGGGGAACCTCCCGGACAACCGGGCCGCCGTCCACGCGAAATCGGGTACCACCAGCAGCGCCACCGCGGCGATCATGAGCCGGAAGGACGTCCCGCGCTCGCCGTACGTCAGACCGAAGAGGGCGAGGATGCCGAGCAGGATCGTGTCCGCGATCGGGTAGTACGCCCGCACGACCGTCTCCACGATCCCGGCCAACGGATCGGAGGCGTGGGGAGCGAGGAAGATCGCCCAGACCAGGGACGCCATGCCCAGCGTGATCATCGCCGCGTCGAGGTACGGAGTGGCGTCGTTCGAACCCGTGCCCCGCGCGCGCAGGAGGAGCATGAGGCCGGCGGAGAACAAGACATACATCACAGCGAAGAACAGATCGGCCGGGCTGACGCCGGAGCCGTCGTCCCCGAGGGCCGCCTCCGCCAGCCAGACCAGGCTGGCCGCGAGCCAGAACCCCACCCCCGCAGCGATGAGGATCCACGGCACCCGGGGCACGGGACGATGGATCCTCACGCCTGCGACGACACCGGCGAACCCGAGGGCGGAGACGGCCGAGAACAGGATGTCGCGAGAGAGCCCTGGGGACGGGAGCGCCATGAACAGCGCGACGGCCACCCCCCCGACGAGGCCGTAGACCACGAGCGCCGACGTCGTGGTGCGAGCGTGTGTCGGTCTGAGCCCCACGGCCTCCTCCGGGACGGAGCCCCTTCCCTACCCGAGACGGGACACTACCCGCCGGGAGGTCGGGTCATGTCATCTTGTCGGAGATGATCCGTATCGTCCTGCTCGTCGTGGCACTCACCCTGACCGGGTGCGCGTCGGACCTCCCCACCGCGTCCCCGTCACCCCACCCTGAGCTCGGGGAGCCCGCGGAGGGCTTCGACGACCCGGAGGGGGCGGTCCGCGCGCTGGTCGACGAGTTCATGGAGGCCCGTCTGTCCGGGTCGGGAGCCGAGGTGCACCTGACGCCGGTCGCTCAGGAGCAGTACGCGTCCGGCTCCCCCGCGCTGTACGACCCGTCCTACCGGGGCTGGGAGCTGCGCTCGCTCGAGGCGGCGGACGCGAACTCGTACGAGGTCGAGGTGGTCATCGAGCGGTCGGACGGTGGTCCGCTCTCCGAGCGGCTGGGCGTCGGACCGGGCGACAACGTCGAGGGGAGACCCACCCCCTACCTCGTCCGGTTCGCGATGGCGGCTTGAGACGGGTCCGGCTCGCCGCGCTGGTCGCCGTCTACCTCCTCGCCACCCTCTTCGCCTTCGGTTCGGCGCTGTCGATCCTCTTCGAGCTCCAGGGTTTCCCGACCGGCCGTGACTCCCCGAGGAAGTGGTACGTGGCGCTCCAGGTCCTCGCGCTCACTGCGTGTGCGGCCGCGCCACTGGTCGCGACGAGGGTCCTCGCGCGGGACCGATCCCGCACCCCGGCCGTGATCTACCTGGCCGCGGTGGTCCTCGTGGCCGCGGTCATGGGGATCAGGGTCGGCTGACCCGTCACAGGGACGACTCGCGGAGCCCGCCGAAGCCGCGCCACAGCAGGGCCACGAGCAGCGTCACCAGCGTCTCCCGGTCCACGTCCGGCTGGTGGAGCCACCGATCGGTGGCCATCTGCACCATGCCCACGAGCCCGTGCGCCCACGGCTCGGCGGGGATGGGCGCCATGCCCAGCGCGTCCATCTCGGCCGCCATCACGTCGGCCACCTCGTCGGCGACGGCGCGCATGAAATCGGTGATCGCCTCCTGCGCGCTCCCCTCCTCCCGGACGGCCCGTCGCATCAGGAAGTCGTAGGCCTCCCGATGGGTGTCGATGAACGCCACGTATGCCTCGATCGTGCGGTGCAGACGCTCGAGTGGGTCCCCACCGGCCGTGAGCGCCGCGCGCAGCTCGGGGAGCAGCTCGTCGAGGTAACGCTGGGCGAGGGAGGCGAACAGGCTGCCCTTGTCGCCGAAGTACCGGTACAGGACGACCTTCGTCACCCCGGCCTCGGCCGCGATGTCGTCCATCGAAGCGCGGGGGCCCAGCCGGCGGATCGCCCGGTCGGCGGCGTCGAGCAGCCGCGCGCGCCGGTCGCTCTTCCACGCCTCCCCCCGGGTGGCCACGACCCGCGCGTTCATGTAACCTATGGTAACAGTAACCGCTGGTTACACGTGGGAGGCCACCGTGGACGTCTCGAACGAGGTCATCTCGCCCGAGCGCCTCTACGGGCTGTGGGAGCAGCACAACTGGAGCGCCAACTCCATCGACTTCACGCCCGATGCCGGGCACTGGCGTGAGCGCTTCGACGACAGGCAGCGCGAGAGCGTCCTGTGGATCTCCTCGATGTTCCTGGTCGGCGAGGAAGCGGTCGCCCGCACGCTCACGCCGGTGATGGACGCTTCGCCCGAGCTGTCCGACCAGATCTTCCTGGCCACCCAGATCGTCGACGAGGCGCGGCACCACGTCTTCTTCGACCGGTTCCTCCGCGAGGTGGCCTCGGTCGGGTCCGACACGACGACCACCCTGCGCAAGGCCGAGTCCCACCTCACCTGGGGATTCCGTCAGGTCTTCGGCGAGCTCGACCGCGTCACGGACGAGCTGCGCCGCAAACCCCGCGACCGAGCGCTGCTCGCGCAGACGGTCTCCCTGTACCACCTGGTCGTCGAGGGGCTGCTGGCCGTGCCCGGACAGCACTTCCTGCGGGAGTCGATGAAGCGGATGGACGTCATGCCCGGGTTCCGCCAGGGGGTCCAGCACGTGGCCAACGACGAGTCGCGCCACGTCGCGTACGGGGTCCTGCTCCTGGGGCGTCTCGTCCGCTCGTCGCCCGAGTGCCGAGCCGCCGCGATCGAGATGTGGGACCGCGTCCTGGGGTGGGCGGCCGGTGTCTTCGCTCCCCCGGGCATGGACGAGGCCTACCCGCGGGCGCTCGGGTTCGGGGTCCCGGAGGTCTTCGCCTTCGGGATGCGGTCGTTCGAGACGAAGGTGCGCCGGGCCGGGATCGACCCGTCCGATATCCCCATGCTCTCGCGGCTGGAGAGCGACCTCAGCTACGAGGAGCGCGCCACGAGGGCCTGGGAGCTGGTCCGGTGCGGCGTGATCGGCACCGATGCCGAGCCGAGTCCGACCCCGGAGGTCCTGCGCATGATCTTCGAGATCATGGCCGACGAGGCCCAGCCCGACGTGCTCCGCCG
This DNA window, taken from Actinomycetota bacterium, encodes the following:
- a CDS encoding septal ring lytic transglycosylase RlpA family protein; the protein is STCIASWYETGRVTATGERYDPRLLTAASRTLPFGTRLVVTEMSTNRSVVVRVNDRGPYVDGRCIDLSRQAFSLIAPTGAGLIAVRLEMLNEQAPVLVHQTQVAEGPDR
- the typA gene encoding translational GTPase TypA, which encodes MQTQEQIRNLAIIAHVDHGKTTLVDAMLRQTGTFREHQELVDRVMDSMDLEREKGITILAKVASVTVDGVRINIVDTPGHADFGGEVERSLHIVDGALLLVDASEGPLPQTRYVLHKALHRRLPIVVCLNKVDRKDARPQEVLDEVYQLFFDLDADEHQIEFPVVYANAREGRAGPAADMLSDDLGPLFKALLEVTPPPRFTAGHPLQVIVSNLDADPYVGRLAIGRIRNGAIATGDTVVVAGEDGPSAPQRVTKLMGPSGLGFAPVDRAEAGDIVAIAGLEEVLVGQTVTDPADPRPLPLLHVDQPSLHMEFGVNTSPLAGREGKFLTARHLKARLEREALGNVSVRVLPTDSPDTFEVQGRGELQLAVLIEQMRREGYELQVSKPEVITREVDGKLCEPVEDVTIDVPEEFIGVMTEQLSLRKGRMSSLTNHQTGWVRLEFRVPARGLLGFRTQMLTDTKGTAILHHVFAGYEPWAGEIRHRMTGVLVADRAGVTTSYALDQLQERGELFIGPGTEVYEGMIVGENARHDDMDVNPTKEKQKTNIRAAGSDDAIRLVPHRVLSLEQALEFVSVDELVELTPVSIRLRKRTLDRAVRGRETKRAKQRD
- a CDS encoding ATP-binding protein; this translates as MGLRPTHARTTTSALVVYGLVGGVAVALFMALPSPGLSRDILFSAVSALGFAGVVAGVRIHRPVPRVPWILIAAGVGFWLAASLVWLAEAALGDDGSGVSPADLFFAVMYVLFSAGLMLLLRARGTGSNDATPYLDAAMITLGMASLVWAIFLAPHASDPLAGIVETVVRAYYPIADTILLGILALFGLTYGERGTSFRLMIAAVALLVVPDFAWTAARLSGRFPDDDLLFVPWMLFLISWGAAALHPSMRDLGRTQARTPSTAISRRMRRTVTATASLVPLGVVAVQVARGATWEIYPTLGLAAVTVLLGGVRVGALSREVVQERATSQALEDALSLQTAHAKALSEANEMKDAFLSAVSHELRTPLTNVLGYVDTMRRADERLSPEQRADFLERLVANAQRLDRLLGDLLDVDRLARGTVRPVGEPTRLDHVVERVVAVAGAVDGRRLSVSVEPVEAWVQAGHVERIVENLLSNAVRYTEDDVPIWVSVTRVEGGALLSVEDAGPGVPAHLREAIFDPFFQGPGRVEHSPGVGIGLSLVARLAQLAGGKVWVDPRPGGGACFRVQLPVAAPAKLPPGTDRSLDAASVVGSVLRTVQALTGLESVYLTRIDWAAEEQEIVQAYNTGTLRIRAGDRIAWTDTICRRALVEGPAFSSDVAVGMGDPPSAASLGIVTYAGFPVVGEDGGVAGTLCAADGRSRDLHLRARDLMQVLADLLTPFLASAGERRP
- a CDS encoding TetR/AcrR family transcriptional regulator, coding for MNARVVATRGEAWKSDRRARLLDAADRAIRRLGPRASMDDIAAEAGVTKVVLYRYFGDKGSLFASLAQRYLDELLPELRAALTAGGDPLERLHRTIEAYVAFIDTHREAYDFLMRRAVREEGSAQEAITDFMRAVADEVADVMAAEMDALGMAPIPAEPWAHGLVGMVQMATDRWLHQPDVDRETLVTLLVALLWRGFGGLRESSL
- a CDS encoding ribonucleotide-diphosphate reductase subunit beta, translated to MDVSNEVISPERLYGLWEQHNWSANSIDFTPDAGHWRERFDDRQRESVLWISSMFLVGEEAVARTLTPVMDASPELSDQIFLATQIVDEARHHVFFDRFLREVASVGSDTTTTLRKAESHLTWGFRQVFGELDRVTDELRRKPRDRALLAQTVSLYHLVVEGLLAVPGQHFLRESMKRMDVMPGFRQGVQHVANDESRHVAYGVLLLGRLVRSSPECRAAAIEMWDRVLGWAAGVFAPPGMDEAYPRALGFGVPEVFAFGMRSFETKVRRAGIDPSDIPMLSRLESDLSYEERATRAWELVRCGVIGTDAEPSPTPEVLRMIFEIMADEAQPDVLRRIGGTVEWRFSDGPAWHVRANDGHVEAVDAPADSPALVIRTTVPEWTKVAVQRTDPLRSVVGGRMRIDGPLSAKLKLSKLFGRPLVGAGRRKR